The region CCTTCAGGGTATTGATATACCCCTCTGTGGCATGTTTCATCTTATTAAATGCCTGGACCAGCTCTCCCATCTCATCCCGGTTTTCCACCACCAGGTCCTCGCCCCCAAAATCATTTCTGGCTATCTCCCTGGAACTGTGGGCCAGTTTTACCATAGGGGCAATCAGGGTATCGGACAGAAGCTTGGTCAGGCAGATGACCGTAATAATCATCAGAACGGAACAGGCCATAATCATGTAGGGAAGGTCATAGAGGAGGGGAACCTTTTCCTGATAGCTGCGCTTTCCCTCCTTCAGGGTGGACTGCATCAGCCTTCTGGCATAGGTCTGCAGATAACCCTGCATTCCATATACCCTGTACAATTGCATCACAAATCCGTCATCCGACTGGTCCATGTGAAGGACCTGGTCCCGGAAATACTGGTAGCCTTCATAGCCATTCTTAATATTCCACGTCCTGGCATACCGCTCTGGTCCAATGACATCATAGTCAAAGGGCAGAGCGTCTATACTGCTCTCCGTCTTAAAACAGGCCAGCCTGTATTGCTTTGCATTCTCCCAGGACCGCTCCCTCACATAGAGTTCAAAGGCATCCGCTTCCTGCTCCATGGACTCCTGCACATCATAGCAGAGGGAATTGTCATTGAGTATCACGTTAAAACTCTCCAGGGAGAAATTCATGACCAGCATATTAAAGGCAATGGACAGACCCATCACCAAAATGACAACGACGGAAAATGCACCCAGCTTTTTTTTCAACGATATTGAAAGCCACTGATTTTTAATATAAGAAAACATACCCCACCCCAATCGCACCAGAATGTGTCTGCAGCCTGCTTTCTTCCGGCTGTTTGTCCAATTTGCGCTCTGCGTAACCGTGTCATGCATCCTTTACCATACCATCCCTCCGGGATTGCCCACGGTCCGGCCAGTGTCTTTCACCATTATACCATATAATGACAGGGAGCGCAAAGCCCCCGGCCTTGCGCTCCAGTTATTCCCATTCGCCTATTTTGTTTTACTATCTTCGGGTTTTGAAGCGGTTATCTGCTTCTGGTTCTTCTTAGCTGTCCCAATCTGCTTCCGGCTCTTTTTGGAAGTGCTTATCTGCTTCTTCTCCTCCTTGGACGTGCTTATCTGTTTCTGCTCCTCCCTGGACGTGCTTATCTGCTTCTGCTCCTCCCTGGATGTGGCTATCTGCTTCTGCTCCTCCTTGGACGTGCCTATCTGTTTCTGTTCTTCCCTGGAAGTACTTATCTGCTTCTGCTCCTCCTTGGACGTGCTTATCTGCTTCTGCTCTTTCTTGGAAGTACCTATCTGCTCCTGTTTCTTCTTGGACGTGCTTATCTGCTTCTGCTCTTTCTTGGAGGTGCCAATCCGCTTCTGCTCTTCCCCGGACATGCCAATCTGCTTCTGCTCTTCCCCGGACATGCCAATCTGCTTCTGCTCTTCCCCGGACATGCCAATCTGCTTCTGTTCTTCCCTGGAGGTGCTTATCTGCTCCTGCCCTGCCCCGGACGCAGCCATCCGCTTCTGTCCATCCTTTGCAGCCGCGGCCATCTCTGCTTCCTGTGCCACGGTATCTGCCTTCTTTGGAGATGCTGTTTTACCGGACACCTTTTTCCTGGCCGCAGGCTTTTTATCCGCAGGCTTTTTATCTGCCGCCTTTTTAACCCCAGGCTTCTTTGCCTCAGATTTCACGGCTTCTTCCACCTGTGTGCATGTGTAGATGCTGACGCTCATTGGCGGTATATAGACTTCAATGGAATTGTCCTTTTCATCCCATTCCAGCTTCCGGGATGTCTTGGCACGTCCGTTGACCCTGCCTTCCCCGCCAAAGTCCCTGGAGTCGGTGTTGAATATCTCCTTATACTTGCCGTGGAAGGGAACTCCCACGCGGAATTTCTCGTGCTCCATGTTGTCAAAATTGCAGATAAAGAGAAGGGTTTCCTTATTTTTTCTGCTCTTTCGCAGGAATATGATTATGCTCTCATTCTGATAGCTGCAATTAATCCACTCAAACCCATCGGGATCATAATCCATCTCATACAGGGCCGGGTGCTCGCGGTACAGCCTGTTAAGCGCCTTCACATAATCCTGCATGTTTTTGTGAACAGGATACTCCAACAGTCCCCACTCCAGGGACGCGCCCTCATTCCATTCTGCCACCTGGGCGTATTCCTGACCCATGAACAGCAGCTTCTTTCCGGGATGTCCCATCATAAAGGCATAGGCAGCCCTCAGGTTCTCGGCCTTCTTTTCCAGGGTTTCGCCCGGCATCTTGCCAATCATGGAACCCTTGCCGTGAACCACCTCATCGTGTGAGAATACCAGCACAAAGTCCTCGCTGTAAGCATACAGCATGGAAAATGTCAGCTCCCCATAATTGTTTTTCCTGAACAGGGGATCGCATCTCATATAGTTGGTGAAATCATTCATCCAGCCCATGTTCCACTTATAATTAAATCCCAGGCCGCCCTCTTTCGGATCGCCTGTAATCATTGGCCACGCAGTGGACTCCTCCGCTATGATGACCGTTCCGTCCTTCCGGCCCTTGAATACGGAATTCAGATGCTTCAGGAATTCCATTGCCTCCAGATTTTCATTGCCGCCATATAGGTTGGGCACCCACTCGCCGTCATTCTTTCCATAGTCCAGATAGAGCATGGAGGCAACCGCATCCATCCTGATTCCGTCCGCATGGTACTTGTCCGCCCAGAACAGCGCATTGGCAATCAGAAAATTTGACACGCCGGGACGGCCGTAATTGTATATCAGGGTGCCCCAATGGGGATGGGATCCCTTCCTGGGGTCCATGTGCTCATAGACGCAGGTGCCGTCAAATACAGCCATTCCATAGGCATCCCTGGGGAAATGGGCCGGCACCCAGTCAAGTATGACGCCGATTCCCTGTCCGTGCATATAATCCATAAAGTACATGAAATCCTCAGGAGCACCGTAACGGCTGGTTGGGGCATAATACCCTGTAACCTGATAGCCCCAGGATTCATCCAGAGGATGCTCCATCACAGGCATGAGCTCCACATGGGTATATCCCA is a window of Enterocloster clostridioformis DNA encoding:
- the glgB gene encoding 1,4-alpha-glucan branching protein GlgB, which produces MEQKLYDLMDWAGIEELVYSEASNPHAMLGPHLTEEGLLIQALVPTAAEISVKISSTGKKYPMELADEAGFFAALIPRKSKTPYTLVVTYDNGVTEELYDPYSFAPQYREEDLKKFAAGIHYTIYEKMGAHPMTIDGVSGVYFSVWAPCAMRVSVVGDFNLWDGRRHQMRRLGEGDGSVFELFIPGLHEGEIYKYEIKTRAGDPMLKADPYANYAELRPNNASIVWNIDKYKWNDKSWMDQRAKTDTKDKPMNIYEVHLGSWIRKETVKDETGKDLVGSEFYNYRELAPRLAEYVKDMGYTHVELMPVMEHPLDESWGYQVTGYYAPTSRYGAPEDFMYFMDYMHGQGIGVILDWVPAHFPRDAYGMAVFDGTCVYEHMDPRKGSHPHWGTLIYNYGRPGVSNFLIANALFWADKYHADGIRMDAVASMLYLDYGKNDGEWVPNLYGGNENLEAMEFLKHLNSVFKGRKDGTVIIAEESTAWPMITGDPKEGGLGFNYKWNMGWMNDFTNYMRCDPLFRKNNYGELTFSMLYAYSEDFVLVFSHDEVVHGKGSMIGKMPGETLEKKAENLRAAYAFMMGHPGKKLLFMGQEYAQVAEWNEGASLEWGLLEYPVHKNMQDYVKALNRLYREHPALYEMDYDPDGFEWINCSYQNESIIIFLRKSRKNKETLLFICNFDNMEHEKFRVGVPFHGKYKEIFNTDSRDFGGEGRVNGRAKTSRKLEWDEKDNSIEVYIPPMSVSIYTCTQVEEAVKSEAKKPGVKKAADKKPADKKPAARKKVSGKTASPKKADTVAQEAEMAAAAKDGQKRMAASGAGQEQISTSREEQKQIGMSGEEQKQIGMSGEEQKQIGMSGEEQKRIGTSKKEQKQISTSKKKQEQIGTSKKEQKQISTSKEEQKQISTSREEQKQIGTSKEEQKQIATSREEQKQISTSREEQKQISTSKEEKKQISTSKKSRKQIGTAKKNQKQITASKPEDSKTK
- a CDS encoding sensor histidine kinase, which encodes MFSYIKNQWLSISLKKKLGAFSVVVILVMGLSIAFNMLVMNFSLESFNVILNDNSLCYDVQESMEQEADAFELYVRERSWENAKQYRLACFKTESSIDALPFDYDVIGPERYARTWNIKNGYEGYQYFRDQVLHMDQSDDGFVMQLYRVYGMQGYLQTYARRLMQSTLKEGKRSYQEKVPLLYDLPYMIMACSVLMIITVICLTKLLSDTLIAPMVKLAHSSREIARNDFGGEDLVVENRDEMGELVQAFNKMKHATEGYINTLKEKNEMAERLHKEEVERIEMEKRLDAARLELLKSQINPHFLFNTLNMISCMAKLEEAQTTERMISSLGNLFRYNLKTSEQIVPLDQELKVVQDYMYIQQMRFGSRVSHNFRVEVDGSETMIPAFTLQPLVENAIIHGIARKEEGGRIFLRIWKQKDKLVISLADTGVGMDEETLKRLMDALKGHRTARVGIGLGNIYQRIKSMYEDGGLRIYSRAGKGTVVQIILPAVREEDYQKI